GTGTCGGCCAAAGAACCGGTGGCACGTGAGATCTCTCGGAAGTTGCTGAAATGCTTGTTTCGTTCCACGTAGTTCATGACCAGGGTGTCGAGTTTAGAGTTCGCTGGAATGACGCGTACGATGATGGACAGATTGTAGGTATCCTCCTCGTTACGTGGCCCGCGGATGAACACCTCGTCATATTCTTTGCCCTGAACTTCCCGCACGGCCCAGTCGCTGGGGTAAAGAAAGGAAAAGTCCAGATTTGGATTGGTAGAGGTGAAACGGCTGTAGCTTTGTAAAGCAGTCATTCGGACTCTCCTCCCCGAGAGGTCAAAACTCCGGCAGGTCGTAGAGAGAGCGAATCTCATCCTTCGCTCGATCCTCGCCCTGGGCGATCATTGCGCTGACCCAGTCACATTGCTCGTCGCTTTCGTCTCCCTTCAGCACATTCCAAACCTCAGCCTCAGCTTTGAAAGCAGCATATTCCTGCTCGATGGAGTCCGGCTTCGCCCACTGGACGTGCGTCCCTTCGTGCGCCAGGTGGGCGGCCAGGACAGCCGGACTTGCCTCCTTCTGGCTGTCGTGAATTGTAATCTCGTTGGCAGCCGGATCGAACTGCGCAATCGCACCATCTTCCGTTGTTCCAAATGCAATCGTTGTCCCGTTTTCTCGAATCGCTATAGCGATGGGACGACCAACTTCGGTTGACTCCAATGCCTGAAAGGCGAGGCTCAGGCGCTCTATCTCGTTTGCATCACCCAGCACTGGATAATCTGAGCTAGGTGGTGCTGCCTCCTTAAGATGTTGAATGGCCAAAATGTCTGCCTCACTCGGCCGCCAGCGCGCCAACTCGATGTCTTCGAGAGACTCTTGAACTTCGAGGATTTCATCCTCTTCACCGGGATCACGATTGCGTTCCAAATCTCAGCCTCCGCTGATCGCTTGTCTGAACCCGTCGGCCATCGCCTCGGTGAACTCATGCGTCCAGAGATGAACGAAGAGGCAATATGCCGCATGTGCGTCAGCGCCTAGGCCGATTGGCTCTACAGACGCTTGGCACGCTTTGGCCAAAATCGTCCAGCCGGCCGCTTCACCCTTTTGACGCCGCAGCAAGAGTTCGCGCCATGCCTCGCGAAACCGTTTGCCCGACTCGATCTCGTAAGCTACAGGGCCGACCCGATCGCGATATCGGCATTGCCGCAGGCAGAAGCGACAACCGTCGAAAGGCAGTTCCAAGCGCGCGTAGGTCTGTTTGAAGGAAGCCATGTGCGCGATGACCGCTTCGTCGGAAACGCGCTCCGGCAGCTTGTGCTGGCCGCGGTAGTCGGGCACGGAGATGAACGCCGGACGCTCGTATCCCTCGATGAACAAGGCAGCCTGTCCAGGTGAGAGCTTGGTCAAGAAGGATTCTTGCTCATGACTCAAGTTCATCGTTGCACCGACAGCTTGACGATCATCCTGTCCTGGTAAACGGTGAACAATTTTGATGCTTGTGTTTTTCAGCGCATCTTCAGCCAGGCGACCTGGAATTTGCTCAGCGATGATCAATCCTTCACCGAACGCCCTCACCTCAGACAGCGACGCACTGAACATTTCAACCGCCTGCGCCCGCGTGTCTGCGGATGTTTCGCGGTCGGACGCATGAGGCACACAGGCCATCACGCGATGCGCTTCCTCGATCAAGGTCACGTGCTGGAGCTTCGACTCATGGCGATTGAC
The sequence above is drawn from the Blastocatellia bacterium genome and encodes:
- a CDS encoding ATP-grasp domain-containing protein; translated protein: MQDKFTQKQTLNRAGLPTAEYTAVATVADVKAFGAQHGYPLVLKTRTFGYDGYGNAQINRESDIQAAFDKLAATGRIGSLLWGSKGRMLNNRRSIPMETLMTQPTMLELESLNDDEKALVMLFLLTMIREYCRVNRHESKLQHVTLIEEAHRVMACVPHASDRETSADTRAQAVEMFSASLSEVRAFGEGLIIAEQIPGRLAEDALKNTSIKIVHRLPGQDDRQAVGATMNLSHEQESFLTKLSPGQAALFIEGYERPAFISVPDYRGQHKLPERVSDEAVIAHMASFKQTYARLELPFDGCRFCLRQCRYRDRVGPVAYEIESGKRFREAWRELLLRRQKGEAAGWTILAKACQASVEPIGLGADAHAAYCLFVHLWTHEFTEAMADGFRQAISGG